The following coding sequences lie in one Patescibacteria group bacterium genomic window:
- a CDS encoding RNA polymerase sigma factor, with the protein MGSDNRKQQFIKVYEEYSDALYRYCFFKINDREMAKDLLQEAFLKTWTHIAKGEQILNMKAFIYKVLGNLVTDYYRKKRAVSLDAMIETGFDKGFSTTEQLENQIDGAKALETLKQIPELYREVIFMKYVQELSLKEIAEITEESENAVAVKIHRGLKKVKTIFDHTS; encoded by the coding sequence ATGGGATCAGACAACAGGAAACAGCAATTTATAAAAGTATACGAAGAGTATTCGGACGCCCTATACCGATACTGCTTCTTTAAGATAAATGACCGGGAAATGGCCAAGGATCTTTTGCAGGAGGCATTTTTGAAAACCTGGACCCACATTGCCAAAGGTGAACAGATCCTGAACATGAAAGCTTTTATATACAAAGTTTTGGGCAATTTGGTCACCGACTACTATCGAAAAAAACGCGCCGTTTCGCTCGACGCGATGATTGAAACAGGATTTGATAAAGGGTTCAGCACAACCGAACAGCTGGAAAATCAGATTGATGGAGCCAAAGCCCTAGAAACATTGAAACAAATCCCCGAACTATATCGCGAAGTTATTTTCATGAAATATGTTCAAGAATTATCCTTGAAAGAAATAGCCGAGATCACCGAAGAATCTGAAAATGCGGTGGCTGTTAAAATTCACCGAGGTTTAAAAAAAGTAAAAACTATATTTGATCACACATCATGA
- the ftsH gene encoding ATP-dependent zinc metalloprotease FtsH, with product MKLPKFNSKKDPKNNGVPKPKGFWNNAITTLFIFLILMTVYSFLTEGASKTPVISISQMASDVSSGLVSKITVRGDALEIEYLKNAEIKESKKEEGTALTDTLVNYGVPLAKLNTLQIEVKSESGIGYWILNLAPFVFPIIFILVFVWYLSRQVKGSGMQAFTFGQSKARITFPSDKKQRVTFKDVAGAKEAKEELKEIVDFLKSPKKFLDIGAVIPKGVLLMGAPGTGKTLLARAVAGEAGVAFFSISGSEFVEMFVGVGASRVRDLFKLAKTAAPSIIFVDEIDAVGRVRGTGVGGGNDEREQTLNQILVEMDGFEQNEKVIVMAATNRPDVLDPALLRPGRFDRRVTIDLPDRSDREEILKIHSAKKPFAEDVNLSVVAERTPGFSGADLYSLMNEGAILAARENRTKVAQFDLIRSIEKVMLGPERKSHILSEQEKEITAYHEAGHALVASVLPFADPVHKISIISRGRAAGYTLKLPLEDRKLQSRKEFLDDIAVSLGGYVAEKMVFGDLTTGPSNDLQVSTALARDMVTKYGMSDKMGPVALEGAGGRVLFGRGMDDREFSERVGSEVDAEVSRIMTEARVKAEEILNTNRKALDAISKRLIEVENIEQAEYETIILAFGIILKKKKVIVPQAKTIVG from the coding sequence ATGAAATTACCTAAATTTAATTCCAAAAAAGATCCCAAGAACAATGGCGTGCCAAAGCCCAAAGGTTTTTGGAATAACGCGATTACAACCCTTTTTATTTTTCTGATACTGATGACCGTCTATTCTTTTCTGACTGAAGGTGCTTCAAAGACCCCCGTAATTTCTATTTCGCAGATGGCCAGTGATGTCTCGTCTGGATTAGTTTCAAAAATTACGGTGCGAGGGGATGCGCTTGAAATTGAATATTTGAAAAATGCAGAAATTAAGGAATCAAAAAAAGAGGAGGGGACAGCGCTTACTGACACATTGGTTAACTATGGTGTACCGCTCGCGAAATTAAACACCTTACAGATTGAGGTAAAATCGGAATCAGGAATCGGGTACTGGATACTCAATCTCGCTCCGTTTGTTTTCCCAATTATTTTTATCTTGGTTTTTGTGTGGTATCTGTCTCGCCAAGTCAAAGGCTCTGGCATGCAAGCCTTTACCTTCGGACAATCGAAAGCTCGAATCACATTTCCTTCAGATAAAAAACAACGAGTAACCTTTAAAGATGTCGCGGGAGCTAAAGAAGCTAAAGAGGAGTTGAAAGAAATTGTAGATTTCCTGAAGAGCCCGAAAAAATTTCTCGACATTGGAGCGGTTATTCCGAAGGGTGTACTTCTCATGGGTGCGCCAGGAACTGGAAAAACCTTGCTTGCGAGAGCGGTGGCAGGTGAAGCCGGCGTGGCCTTCTTCTCGATTTCTGGATCAGAATTTGTGGAAATGTTTGTAGGTGTTGGGGCGTCTCGAGTTCGTGATTTGTTTAAATTGGCAAAAACTGCCGCGCCTTCCATTATTTTCGTAGATGAAATTGATGCAGTGGGACGGGTGCGTGGAACAGGTGTTGGAGGAGGGAATGACGAACGAGAGCAAACTCTCAACCAGATTTTGGTGGAGATGGACGGATTTGAACAAAATGAAAAAGTAATTGTCATGGCAGCAACCAACAGGCCTGACGTGCTAGATCCTGCGCTTTTACGACCAGGAAGATTTGATAGGCGTGTGACCATTGATTTGCCCGACCGTTCTGATCGAGAAGAAATTTTGAAAATTCATTCGGCCAAAAAACCTTTTGCAGAGGATGTTAATTTGTCGGTGGTAGCCGAGCGAACCCCAGGATTTTCCGGCGCGGATTTGTATTCTTTGATGAACGAAGGCGCAATTTTGGCAGCGCGAGAAAATCGTACCAAAGTAGCGCAGTTTGATTTGATTCGTTCGATTGAAAAAGTAATGTTGGGTCCTGAACGCAAGAGTCACATTCTTTCTGAACAAGAAAAAGAAATTACGGCCTACCACGAGGCGGGGCACGCGCTCGTGGCATCGGTTTTGCCATTTGCTGATCCGGTTCACAAAATTTCAATTATTTCACGAGGCCGGGCCGCGGGTTACACATTGAAATTGCCACTCGAGGATCGAAAACTTCAGTCACGAAAAGAATTTCTCGATGACATCGCGGTTTCTCTCGGTGGATACGTGGCGGAAAAAATGGTTTTCGGTGATTTGACCACGGGACCATCGAATGATTTGCAAGTTTCCACTGCGCTGGCGCGAGATATGGTTACCAAGTATGGAATGTCGGACAAGATGGGACCAGTGGCGCTCGAAGGCGCGGGCGGACGAGTATTGTTTGGCAGGGGAATGGATGATCGAGAATTTTCAGAGCGAGTTGGGTCAGAAGTTGACGCTGAAGTTTCAAGAATTATGACTGAAGCTCGCGTGAAGGCAGAAGAAATTTTGAACACCAATCGCAAAGCGCTCGATGCTATTTCTAAGCGACTGATTGAAGTGGAAAATATCGAACAAGCCGAATACGAAACGATCATTTTGGCGTTCGGAATTATTCTAAAAAAGAAAAAAGTTATTGTACCTCAGGCGAAGACTATTGTTGGGTAA
- a CDS encoding cytochrome b5-like heme/steroid binding domain-containing protein, translating into MEPEQQPTQSTGGSKYIIGLVIAAVIVVGVSLASVKKSNQVTPTEQTPVVATSTTTSTETPKTFTLAEVATHNNDSSCYSAIRGSVYDLTSWIYKHPGGSARILSICGKDGTSAFTTQHAGEPRPEAMLASFKIGELAK; encoded by the coding sequence ATGGAACCAGAACAACAACCAACACAATCAACCGGCGGGTCAAAATATATTATCGGTCTTGTTATCGCGGCAGTCATCGTGGTTGGCGTTAGTCTCGCCAGTGTTAAAAAAAGTAATCAAGTGACTCCGACCGAGCAAACGCCTGTGGTAGCAACTTCGACCACAACTTCCACCGAAACTCCAAAAACATTTACGCTTGCAGAAGTGGCAACGCATAATAATGACAGCAGTTGCTATAGCGCCATTCGCGGCTCAGTCTACGATCTCACTTCGTGGATTTACAAACACCCAGGAGGTTCTGCCAGAATACTTTCAATTTGTGGCAAAGACGGCACAAGCGCTTTCACCACTCAACACGCAGGAGAACCTCGACCAGAAGCAATGTTAGCGTCATTTAAAATTGGAGAGTTAGCGAAATAG
- a CDS encoding cold shock domain-containing protein, which yields MTGTIKKLTDKGFGFISGEGLSKDLFFHSNALVGVQFNELHEGDTVSFETEESPKGMNAVNVQRA from the coding sequence ATGACAGGAACAATCAAGAAGTTAACTGACAAAGGTTTCGGATTTATCTCAGGCGAAGGCTTGAGTAAGGACCTTTTCTTCCACAGCAATGCTTTGGTAGGAGTACAGTTCAACGAACTTCACGAAGGCGACACCGTTTCTTTCGAGACTGAAGAGTCTCCAAAAGGAATGAATGCCGTTAACGTACAGCGCGCGTAA
- the smpB gene encoding SsrA-binding protein SmpB codes for MSLVLNKKVGFDYEILEKFTAGIELLGFEVKAIRNKQGSLEGSYVSIRGAEAFLINANIPAFQPNNAPKDYDPLRNRKLLLTKKEIAELAGNEKKKGLTIVPISMYNTGRKIKLDIAIASGKKKFDKRQDLKKREAKREIERTLKYQ; via the coding sequence ATGTCATTGGTTTTGAATAAAAAAGTAGGCTTTGACTACGAAATATTGGAAAAATTTACCGCAGGCATCGAACTGCTTGGTTTTGAGGTGAAAGCTATTAGAAACAAACAGGGCTCACTTGAGGGTTCCTATGTTTCGATTCGTGGCGCCGAAGCCTTCCTCATCAACGCCAATATCCCTGCTTTTCAGCCGAACAACGCGCCGAAGGATTACGACCCCTTGCGAAATAGGAAGCTCCTGCTTACTAAAAAAGAAATTGCCGAGCTCGCTGGAAATGAAAAAAAGAAAGGATTGACAATCGTGCCTATTTCGATGTATAATACTGGCAGGAAAATCAAGCTAGATATTGCCATCGCGAGTGGTAAGAAAAAATTTGATAAACGCCAAGATCTCAAGAAACGCGAGGCAAAACGTGAGATTGAAAGAACTTTGAAATATCAATAA
- a CDS encoding PEP-utilizing enzyme, translated as MDNHYFHTELVKVGKWPLLPLDCDTWFSQEVSDNFKKIFGIPKGFLWINTLEDGYLHDYVPLSYFRLLYSTIDAIKKKNYKGLEKKIRVVYGLKKMAKKSLPKVNPRNLSEISNEGLIKAYTKNRSIVHELTVFDQFGFLGEEYWTPHMESILIKKLGLAKDSVEYHRVIFALTKPEEISTTLEEKRAVLGEALKIKKGKTSVESASEKLSQNFGWMPVFTFGTAWDSAWYKKELTDVLKKEQDVLEQEFAELKNYSKSRNAEIKKIVKQYNLSKEDLQVFVDFGLALDGRNEAEYIVSLAGFYLMPVYTEIGGRLQIPVNDLRKFYETDVVNCLLGKAVPVEVLVSKGNIVAVGTDESVERRINFSPAEARALFEHMEKNAKNAQGNNEFKGVCASTGTAVGIARIVHSPSENNKVQEGDILITHATTVDYLPAMKKAAAIVTEVGGLTCHAAVVSREFKIPCVVALKNATTNFKDGDMIEVLADRGMVTVVKRANI; from the coding sequence ATGGACAATCATTATTTTCACACCGAACTTGTTAAAGTCGGGAAGTGGCCACTTCTGCCGCTTGATTGTGATACTTGGTTTTCCCAAGAAGTCTCGGACAATTTCAAAAAAATTTTTGGAATACCAAAAGGTTTTTTGTGGATTAATACACTTGAAGATGGTTATTTGCATGACTATGTACCGCTCTCCTATTTCAGATTGCTGTATTCAACAATTGACGCAATCAAAAAGAAAAATTACAAAGGTCTCGAAAAAAAGATTCGCGTAGTTTATGGTTTAAAAAAGATGGCAAAGAAAAGTTTGCCAAAAGTTAACCCAAGAAATCTTTCAGAAATTTCGAACGAAGGTCTTATTAAGGCATATACAAAGAACCGTTCAATTGTTCATGAGCTAACAGTATTCGACCAGTTTGGTTTTCTCGGAGAGGAATATTGGACGCCACACATGGAAAGTATTCTAATCAAAAAGCTCGGTCTTGCGAAAGATTCTGTTGAATACCATCGAGTTATTTTTGCTTTGACCAAGCCCGAAGAAATTTCCACAACACTTGAAGAGAAACGAGCAGTTTTAGGTGAGGCTTTGAAAATTAAGAAGGGCAAAACTTCTGTTGAGAGTGCATCAGAAAAATTATCACAAAATTTTGGTTGGATGCCGGTTTTTACGTTTGGAACTGCTTGGGATTCAGCATGGTATAAAAAGGAACTTACTGACGTTTTGAAAAAGGAACAGGATGTTCTGGAGCAAGAATTTGCCGAACTTAAAAATTATTCAAAATCACGAAATGCCGAGATTAAAAAAATCGTAAAACAGTACAATCTTTCAAAAGAAGATCTTCAGGTCTTTGTTGATTTTGGTTTAGCGCTCGATGGCAGAAATGAAGCTGAATACATCGTTAGTTTGGCTGGGTTTTATTTGATGCCTGTCTACACTGAGATAGGGGGGCGACTACAAATTCCAGTTAATGATTTAAGAAAATTTTACGAGACCGACGTGGTCAATTGTCTTTTAGGAAAGGCTGTGCCTGTGGAAGTTCTTGTTTCGAAAGGAAATATTGTGGCAGTTGGCACTGATGAAAGTGTTGAACGCCGTATCAATTTTTCTCCCGCTGAGGCACGGGCTCTTTTCGAGCACATGGAAAAAAATGCCAAGAACGCCCAAGGTAACAATGAATTTAAAGGTGTCTGCGCTAGCACAGGAACTGCGGTTGGTATCGCGCGCATCGTTCATTCTCCGAGTGAAAACAACAAAGTACAAGAAGGTGACATTTTAATTACGCATGCCACGACTGTTGACTATCTTCCCGCCATGAAAAAAGCAGCCGCGATTGTTACCGAAGTTGGGGGATTAACCTGTCACGCCGCTGTAGTCTCACGTGAATTTAAAATTCCGTGCGTCGTCGCGCTTAAAAATGCTACGACCAATTTTAAGGATGGAGATATGATTGAGGTACTGGCCGATCGTGGTATGGTTACGGTCGTTAAAAGAGCAAATATATAG
- a CDS encoding PEP-utilizing enzyme: protein MNPTILEKIKSLHWINAWAGNWPHLDTLVLRGEAYEKEAVKICGLSLRLIEIILTQDGIVTFYRAAECYEAIDKDLLKKFEDDPGFIKNSATGYSKRVASDVRELQKIKKIKNLAKLSNSELAELFEKARRHFEYNGMIDIYDWYVEKLFTPVLEKILTERLTKMGKGNLVSEYISTLVIPHKISVIFKERQQLFAIIKYIRVHEPLLALIKSGAAYTEALGADTQFAKLFKAYFRKYQWMPVLVNNPPHTLETVFKEITDFVIPDAPLEIKTKRLGDNHDEVAIEKSHGYLKELRLSRREKLLVLGLRAMAFLRTEDYWVMSKSSFLVMPLYTEVAKRLGLTYSELKQFFPKEISKQLREGTKISADEVQSRFKLSAYVTLENDEQFFTGSNAGLIKAVVDEQLKTKKHSSQTSWKGVVGNGGSVRGLVRVALDPKEASLIKDGEILVVTATSAGFVPFLRKAGGIISEFGGLTSHQVIVAREFGVPCLVGVKEITKYLSTGDRVEIDAERGEVTLVKKI from the coding sequence ATGAATCCTACTATTTTAGAAAAAATAAAAAGTTTGCATTGGATAAATGCTTGGGCGGGGAACTGGCCCCATCTGGATACGTTAGTTTTGCGCGGGGAAGCTTACGAAAAAGAGGCTGTAAAAATTTGCGGTCTATCATTACGACTTATTGAAATAATTTTGACACAAGATGGTATTGTCACTTTCTACCGAGCGGCTGAATGCTACGAGGCTATCGATAAAGATCTTCTAAAAAAATTCGAGGACGACCCTGGTTTTATAAAAAATTCCGCTACAGGATATAGCAAGCGCGTAGCCAGTGATGTCCGCGAACTTCAGAAAATTAAAAAAATAAAAAATCTTGCCAAACTTTCAAATTCGGAATTGGCGGAATTGTTTGAAAAAGCCCGCAGACATTTCGAATACAATGGCATGATCGATATTTATGACTGGTATGTTGAAAAATTGTTTACGCCGGTTCTTGAAAAGATTTTGACAGAACGTCTGACAAAAATGGGGAAGGGTAATCTTGTTTCAGAATATATTTCAACCTTGGTTATTCCACATAAAATATCGGTGATTTTTAAAGAACGACAGCAATTGTTTGCGATTATAAAATATATTCGGGTGCACGAACCTTTACTGGCTTTAATAAAATCTGGCGCTGCATATACGGAAGCTTTGGGTGCAGACACTCAGTTTGCCAAGTTGTTTAAAGCCTATTTCCGAAAGTATCAATGGATGCCAGTTCTCGTGAACAATCCACCGCATACACTCGAAACAGTCTTTAAAGAAATTACTGATTTTGTAATACCTGACGCACCACTTGAAATAAAAACCAAAAGACTTGGCGATAATCATGATGAGGTGGCAATTGAAAAGTCTCACGGGTATTTGAAGGAACTCAGACTTTCTCGCCGCGAGAAGTTGCTTGTCCTAGGGTTACGAGCTATGGCTTTTCTTCGGACCGAGGATTACTGGGTGATGAGCAAGTCTTCGTTTTTGGTTATGCCGCTTTATACTGAAGTTGCGAAAAGGCTAGGACTGACATATTCCGAACTCAAGCAATTTTTCCCAAAAGAAATTTCAAAACAACTACGCGAGGGTACAAAAATTTCTGCCGATGAAGTACAGAGCCGTTTTAAGTTGAGTGCGTACGTAACTCTTGAAAATGACGAGCAGTTTTTTACCGGTTCGAATGCTGGTTTAATCAAGGCTGTTGTGGATGAACAGTTAAAAACTAAAAAGCATTCAAGTCAGACTAGCTGGAAGGGCGTTGTGGGAAATGGTGGAAGCGTGCGAGGTCTTGTGCGAGTGGCGCTTGATCCAAAAGAGGCGTCGCTTATAAAAGATGGTGAGATTTTGGTGGTTACTGCCACGAGTGCTGGCTTCGTGCCGTTTCTGAGAAAAGCCGGAGGCATTATTTCTGAGTTTGGTGGACTAACGTCGCACCAAGTCATTGTTGCGCGAGAGTTTGGAGTTCCTTGTTTGGTTGGAGTTAAGGAAATTACAAAGTATCTTTCGACAGGAGATCGGGTAGAAATAGATGCCGAACGCGGTGAGGTTACTTTAGTAAAAAAAATCTAA
- a CDS encoding ATP-dependent DNA helicase RecG has protein sequence MLQTESIETQFRLSKFQKEALRKLGIKTVLDLLYHFPTRYGDTSEMKNIANLVAGEQAVVFGKISGLKTGKGFKTKISMADGWVTDDTGRIKAVWFNQPYLAKMTTEGSLVRIEGKISQRKKTQELYFSNPKIETVDKLPIGVGENLFGAEGEKHALYPVYPESRGVTSNWIFHAVGKIFKSGILENFPDPIPTDILERYNLPGIKTALVWIHSPLKIADAQSARKRFAFEEVFLIQLGKQRAKKAWQKNKSFVIEKSAAEIESFTSRFPFKQTEAQQKANQAIFDDFKKGHAMSRLLEGDVGSGKTAVAATTVYAVTTSRPKGQNFGALQTAYMCPTEILATQHFESFIKYFSHLPIQIALITGSGCRKFPSKVNPDGWTDISRTQLLKWLANGEIPILIGTHALIQKAVKFKNLAYVIIDEQHRFGTAQRQKLVRKDNIAPHLLSMTATPIPRTLALTMYGDLDLTLLDQMPVGRKPIITEIVLPTAREATYEKIRQELRAGRQAYVICPRINLPDPNKESAMIAKSVMEEAERLQEKIFPEYEIDILHSKMTPDAKDRAMEKFKSGETKILVATSVVEVGVNVPNATVIVIEGAERFGLAQLHQLRGRVIRSNDQAYCYVFAEAKTSKTVDRLKAVQTAKNGFELAEYDLKFRGAGELSGAKQWGVSDIAMEALQNLKMVEAARLEAARLIADDETLSRYPLLAEAVSKRGEGVHFE, from the coding sequence ATGTTGCAAACCGAAAGTATTGAAACTCAATTTCGACTGAGTAAATTTCAGAAAGAAGCGCTCAGGAAACTTGGCATTAAAACAGTGCTCGATCTGCTGTACCATTTCCCCACTCGCTATGGCGACACTTCGGAAATGAAAAATATTGCCAACCTCGTGGCTGGCGAGCAAGCGGTCGTTTTTGGAAAAATCTCAGGGCTGAAAACCGGCAAAGGTTTCAAAACTAAAATCAGTATGGCCGACGGCTGGGTTACAGACGACACAGGGAGGATTAAGGCAGTTTGGTTTAACCAACCATACCTCGCAAAAATGACCACGGAAGGATCGCTCGTACGCATCGAGGGTAAAATTTCGCAACGCAAGAAAACCCAAGAGCTCTATTTTAGCAATCCTAAAATTGAAACTGTCGACAAACTCCCAATTGGCGTCGGTGAAAATCTTTTCGGCGCAGAAGGAGAAAAACATGCGCTTTACCCGGTCTATCCTGAATCTCGTGGCGTCACGTCCAACTGGATTTTCCACGCGGTCGGGAAAATTTTCAAGTCTGGAATTTTAGAAAATTTTCCCGACCCGATTCCTACTGACATTCTCGAGAGATACAACTTACCGGGAATTAAAACTGCTCTAGTCTGGATTCACTCCCCTCTTAAAATTGCTGACGCGCAATCTGCCCGAAAACGTTTCGCCTTCGAAGAGGTATTTTTAATTCAACTGGGGAAACAGCGCGCTAAAAAGGCCTGGCAGAAAAATAAAAGTTTCGTGATTGAAAAATCGGCTGCAGAAATCGAATCCTTCACCTCTCGTTTTCCTTTCAAACAAACCGAGGCGCAACAAAAAGCCAACCAAGCCATTTTTGATGATTTTAAAAAAGGCCATGCCATGAGCCGCCTCCTTGAGGGTGATGTGGGTTCTGGAAAAACCGCAGTGGCAGCCACAACAGTGTATGCGGTAACAACCAGCAGACCAAAGGGGCAAAATTTTGGCGCATTGCAAACCGCGTACATGTGCCCGACCGAAATTCTCGCCACACAACATTTTGAATCATTTATAAAATATTTTTCTCATCTACCAATCCAAATTGCGCTTATCACCGGCTCGGGCTGTCGAAAATTTCCCTCGAAGGTCAATCCTGACGGCTGGACGGATATTTCCCGCACTCAACTTTTGAAATGGCTCGCGAACGGCGAAATTCCCATTCTTATCGGCACCCATGCGCTTATTCAAAAAGCCGTAAAATTTAAAAATCTGGCGTACGTTATTATTGACGAACAACACCGCTTCGGAACCGCTCAAAGACAAAAACTGGTTAGGAAAGATAACATCGCCCCTCATTTACTTTCCATGACAGCCACGCCAATCCCAAGAACCCTCGCGCTTACCATGTACGGGGATCTTGATTTAACCCTGCTCGACCAAATGCCAGTCGGAAGGAAACCGATCATTACTGAAATTGTTTTGCCGACCGCGCGAGAAGCAACGTACGAAAAAATTCGCCAAGAACTCCGCGCGGGCCGACAGGCCTACGTCATTTGCCCACGAATTAATTTACCTGATCCAAACAAAGAAAGTGCGATGATTGCCAAGTCGGTGATGGAAGAAGCAGAACGGTTGCAAGAAAAAATTTTCCCTGAATATGAAATCGATATTCTCCACAGCAAAATGACTCCTGACGCCAAAGATCGCGCCATGGAAAAATTTAAATCGGGCGAGACAAAAATTTTGGTAGCGACGTCCGTCGTGGAAGTTGGCGTAAACGTTCCTAACGCCACGGTTATTGTGATTGAAGGCGCTGAGCGCTTTGGTCTCGCACAGCTTCACCAACTCCGCGGGCGAGTCATCAGGAGCAACGACCAAGCCTATTGTTACGTTTTCGCGGAAGCTAAAACTTCTAAAACCGTTGACCGACTGAAAGCTGTCCAAACTGCCAAAAATGGATTTGAATTGGCAGAATATGATTTAAAATTTCGCGGAGCTGGAGAACTTTCTGGTGCCAAGCAGTGGGGCGTTTCTGATATCGCCATGGAAGCGTTACAAAATTTGAAAATGGTTGAAGCCGCGCGGCTGGAGGCTGCGCGGCTCATCGCTGATGACGAAACCCTCTCCCGCTACCCACTCTTGGCTGAAGCGGTTTCAAAGCGAGGTGAGGGAGTACATTTTGAATAA
- a CDS encoding RNA polymerase sigma factor — protein sequence MSENLHTDEEIALLVKAGDKEIFGVLVERFEPKLLRYGNKFLARTEDVEDIVQDVFIKVYQNIKSFNPSQKFSSWIYRIAHNCFVNALKKNSLNPLTLFDFDILVSHTAYDDPAGDEREQKEMRTMIDRGLNQLSPKYREILILYYLEEMPYKEIADILQVPAGTVGIRIKRAKVELKKLLEPIHHEQ from the coding sequence ATGAGCGAAAACCTACACACAGACGAAGAAATAGCCCTACTTGTCAAAGCCGGCGACAAGGAAATTTTTGGCGTACTCGTCGAGCGCTTTGAACCAAAACTTTTGCGATACGGCAATAAATTTCTGGCACGGACTGAAGACGTCGAAGACATCGTGCAAGATGTTTTTATTAAGGTGTACCAAAATATTAAAAGTTTCAACCCGTCGCAAAAATTTTCTTCGTGGATTTATCGAATCGCTCACAATTGTTTCGTAAATGCTCTGAAGAAAAATTCTCTCAACCCGCTCACCTTGTTTGATTTTGATATTCTCGTTTCTCACACCGCCTACGACGACCCCGCGGGAGATGAACGTGAACAAAAAGAGATGCGAACAATGATAGACCGCGGACTCAACCAACTTTCTCCAAAATATCGCGAAATTCTGATACTCTATTATTTAGAAGAAATGCCTTATAAAGAAATCGCCGACATCTTGCAAGTTCCCGCGGGCACGGTCGGCATCCGGATCAAACGAGCGAAGGTCGAATTGAAAAAACTTTTAGAACCAATACACCATGAACAATAA
- a CDS encoding undecaprenyl-diphosphate phosphatase — MNTGLLILSVLEGLTEFLPVSSTAHLIIVSKILQIDTAEPYIKFFLLFIQLGALLAGIILFSRKVLTDKKLLTNLCISFIPSAVIGFIFYKLFKLLLEGNMILLGAMLALCGAIFIYLEKGYMKNHCGPEGFGTTEISKKDALIIGLAQAIAIIPGVSRSGATIVAGILRGIRKATIIEYTFLLALPTLGAAVAYDTFKSRDLLMHLNSFGNLISGFLLSFVTALATLYILKKYLPKISLTGFGYYRLALALIVFLFVL, encoded by the coding sequence ATGAACACAGGCTTATTGATTCTTTCTGTTCTTGAAGGCCTTACGGAATTTCTTCCGGTTTCTTCAACGGCGCACCTCATTATTGTTTCAAAAATTCTCCAAATAGATACCGCGGAGCCTTACATTAAATTTTTTCTACTTTTCATTCAGCTCGGCGCGTTACTGGCTGGCATTATCTTGTTTTCCAGAAAAGTTTTAACGGATAAAAAATTGCTGACGAATCTCTGTATTAGTTTTATTCCAAGCGCGGTAATCGGTTTTATTTTCTACAAATTATTTAAACTGCTACTTGAGGGCAACATGATATTGCTTGGAGCAATGCTTGCGCTGTGCGGTGCCATCTTTATCTATCTAGAAAAAGGATACATGAAAAATCACTGCGGCCCCGAAGGTTTTGGCACAACGGAAATTTCCAAAAAGGACGCGCTGATTATTGGTCTCGCTCAAGCAATCGCCATCATTCCCGGGGTTTCCCGTTCGGGTGCCACGATCGTAGCCGGCATTCTACGAGGTATACGAAAAGCCACCATTATCGAATATACCTTTCTCCTAGCTCTTCCGACCCTCGGCGCGGCAGTGGCGTACGACACTTTCAAATCTCGCGACCTGCTCATGCATTTGAATTCTTTTGGTAATTTAATTTCTGGTTTTTTACTTTCTTTCGTTACTGCCCTTGCCACACTGTACATACTTAAAAAGTATTTGCCAAAAATTTCCCTCACGGGTTTTGGATACTATCGCCTCGCCCTAGCTCTTATTGTGTTTTTGTTTGTACTCTAG
- a CDS encoding type II toxin-antitoxin system prevent-host-death family antitoxin gives MKVIKSKSNIVGLKELRNNIETYIKKVDKGESFTVVRRSSPVFKVSPVDDENLWEEVIDFTKLKKGGVEIGEMISRL, from the coding sequence ATGAAAGTAATCAAGTCTAAAAGCAACATCGTGGGTCTTAAAGAGCTACGAAATAATATTGAAACCTATATTAAAAAGGTTGATAAAGGTGAATCGTTCACCGTGGTTCGTCGTTCCTCGCCAGTGTTTAAAGTTTCTCCAGTAGATGATGAAAATTTGTGGGAAGAAGTTATTGATTTTACGAAATTAAAGAAAGGCGGGGTAGAAATTGGCGAAATGATTTCACGTCTCTAA